Proteins encoded within one genomic window of Gloeobacter kilaueensis JS1:
- a CDS encoding esterase/lipase family protein yields MGLQVETLLIQMNKHLPTVIVPGYLASAGEYAQLARDLEAAGFPALVVPIQWYGWLPTLGDRPMTPVLKLLKGAIDLALTRYPAADRVNIVAHSAGGWISRLLLGDKEYAGRTWAERERVASLITLGTPHLSMEKYTVKNMTFVNSQYPGAFYRDSIRYVCVAGRAVFGKKGSFWENFTYRSYELTVGCGECWGDGITPVEAAHLEGATNLTIEGVLHSPRSGRYWYGSPEAFSQWVGQLI; encoded by the coding sequence ATGGGTCTGCAAGTCGAAACTTTGCTCATCCAGATGAATAAGCACCTGCCCACTGTGATCGTGCCCGGTTATCTCGCCTCGGCAGGCGAGTACGCTCAGCTGGCTCGCGATCTTGAGGCGGCGGGTTTTCCGGCTCTTGTGGTGCCCATCCAGTGGTACGGCTGGCTGCCGACTCTGGGCGACAGGCCGATGACGCCGGTCTTAAAGCTGCTCAAAGGTGCAATCGACCTGGCGCTTACCCGCTATCCTGCAGCGGACCGGGTGAATATCGTCGCCCACTCCGCCGGGGGCTGGATCAGCAGGCTGCTTTTAGGTGACAAAGAGTACGCCGGTCGCACCTGGGCGGAGCGGGAGCGGGTGGCCTCGCTCATCACCCTGGGCACGCCCCACCTGAGCATGGAGAAGTACACCGTCAAGAACATGACCTTCGTCAACTCCCAATATCCGGGAGCGTTCTACCGCGACAGTATCCGCTACGTCTGCGTCGCCGGCAGGGCGGTCTTCGGCAAAAAAGGCAGCTTCTGGGAGAACTTTACCTACCGCAGCTACGAACTCACCGTCGGGTGCGGCGAATGCTGGGGCGACGGCATCACCCCGGTCGAAGCGGCCCACCTGGAGGGGGCGACGAACCTGACGATCGAGGGCGTTCTGCACTCGCCGCGCAGCGGGCGCTACTGGTACGGCTCGCCCGAAGCGTTCAGTCAGTGGGTGGGACAACTCATCTAG
- a CDS encoding ATP-binding SpoIIE family protein phosphatase, whose protein sequence is MKTISTSSTVSIEELSQIGEARRQALALAERLNFAPLVCARVGLIATEAASNILKHGGGGAIVLQSIPCSGNSGLEILALDSGPGMGNVEQCMVDGFSTVGSSGTGLGAIARLSDSLEIYSRPDQGTALLSRFWLQTPARPPFTVRLGVVHRARAGEKACGDGWAILEKDGCTRVLVVDGLGHGLLAEKAAIAAIESFEGHIWSSPVFALQSVHGALRHTRGAAAAAVEIDPAQQILRFAGIGNIGATLITGRQRRGLISHNGTLGHRAERFQQFDYPWSPRSLLILHTDGLSSHWQLERYSGLVLRHPALIAGILYRDFGRTRDDATVLVWQPEAQEHEKK, encoded by the coding sequence ATGAAAACGATCAGCACCTCGAGTACTGTCTCGATCGAGGAATTGAGCCAGATCGGCGAAGCGCGCAGACAGGCGCTGGCGCTGGCGGAGCGGCTCAACTTTGCGCCGCTGGTGTGCGCCAGGGTGGGCCTCATCGCCACCGAGGCCGCAAGCAACATTCTCAAGCATGGCGGCGGCGGTGCGATCGTGCTGCAATCTATTCCATGCTCCGGTAATAGTGGCCTTGAGATCCTGGCCCTCGACAGCGGTCCTGGAATGGGCAATGTCGAGCAGTGTATGGTCGATGGCTTCTCGACAGTGGGCAGCAGCGGTACCGGCCTGGGAGCGATCGCACGTCTATCGGACAGTCTTGAAATTTATTCTCGCCCCGACCAGGGCACAGCCCTGCTATCGCGCTTCTGGTTGCAGACTCCTGCAAGACCCCCGTTCACCGTTCGCCTGGGGGTGGTGCATCGGGCGCGGGCCGGAGAAAAAGCCTGCGGCGACGGTTGGGCCATCCTCGAAAAAGACGGCTGTACCCGCGTTCTGGTGGTCGATGGGCTGGGTCACGGTCTTTTAGCTGAGAAGGCCGCTATCGCTGCGATCGAATCGTTCGAGGGCCACATCTGGTCCAGCCCCGTCTTTGCCCTGCAGTCCGTCCATGGGGCCTTGCGCCATACGCGGGGAGCAGCAGCGGCGGCGGTCGAAATCGACCCGGCTCAGCAAATTCTGCGCTTTGCCGGGATCGGCAACATTGGGGCGACGCTCATCACCGGTAGGCAGAGACGGGGGCTCATCTCCCATAACGGTACCCTTGGACACCGGGCGGAGCGCTTTCAACAGTTCGACTACCCCTGGAGCCCGCGTTCACTGCTTATCCTGCACACCGACGGTCTCAGTTCACACTGGCAGCTTGAACGCTACAGTGGACTGGTTCTCAGGCATCCCGCCTTAATTGCAGGTATCCTGTACCGTGACTTTGGACGCACCCGCGACGATGCGACGGTGCTGGTCTGGCAGCCGGAGGCGCAAGAGCATGAAAAAAAATAA
- a CDS encoding 30S ribosomal protein S1: MELGIPAPAAPDIGFTRDDFEKLLSQYDYRFNPGDIVKGTVFSLEPRGALIDIGAKTAAYLPLQEMSINRVDDPSEVLHEGDTLDFFILSDENEEGQLTLSIRRIEYMKAWERVRKLQSEDQTVRAKIFAVNRGGALVRIEGLRGFIPGSHLSTREPKEELIGEELPLKFLEVDEERNRLVLSHRRALVERRMNKLEAGQVVIGRVRGIKPYGAFIDIGGVSGLLHISEISHDHIETPHSVFNVGDEVKVMVIDLDAERGRISLSTKQLEETPGQMTQDKQAVFDNAEVMAEKYRQQMAAKAAGEEISTADAEPTD; encoded by the coding sequence ATGGAACTTGGCATCCCAGCCCCTGCTGCTCCAGACATCGGTTTTACCCGCGACGACTTTGAAAAGCTGCTTTCGCAGTACGATTACCGCTTCAACCCCGGAGACATCGTCAAGGGAACGGTTTTTAGCCTGGAGCCGAGGGGCGCGCTGATCGACATCGGCGCAAAGACCGCCGCTTACCTGCCGCTGCAGGAGATGTCCATCAACCGCGTCGATGATCCCTCCGAAGTGCTGCACGAGGGCGACACACTCGACTTTTTCATTCTTTCCGACGAAAACGAAGAGGGCCAGCTCACCCTTTCGATCCGCCGCATCGAGTACATGAAGGCGTGGGAGCGGGTGCGCAAGCTCCAATCTGAAGATCAGACCGTGCGCGCCAAGATCTTTGCGGTCAACAGAGGCGGTGCCCTGGTCCGCATCGAGGGTCTGCGCGGCTTTATTCCAGGTTCGCACCTGAGTACGCGCGAACCCAAAGAAGAACTGATCGGCGAGGAGTTGCCCCTCAAGTTCCTCGAAGTTGACGAAGAGCGCAACCGCCTGGTGCTCTCGCACCGCCGCGCCCTGGTCGAGCGCCGCATGAACAAGCTCGAAGCCGGTCAGGTGGTGATTGGCCGCGTGCGGGGCATCAAGCCCTACGGCGCGTTCATCGATATCGGCGGTGTCTCGGGACTCCTGCACATCAGCGAGATCTCCCACGATCACATCGAGACGCCCCACTCGGTCTTCAACGTCGGCGACGAGGTCAAGGTGATGGTCATCGACCTCGATGCCGAGCGGGGCCGCATTTCGCTCTCGACCAAGCAGCTTGAGGAGACGCCGGGTCAGATGACCCAGGACAAGCAGGCGGTCTTCGACAATGCCGAGGTGATGGCTGAGAAGTATCGCCAGCAGATGGCTGCCAAGGCGGCGGGCGAAGAGATTTCGACCGCTGACGCGGAGCCGACGGACTGA
- a CDS encoding sensor histidine kinase → MRAVDAITILNVDDSAANRYAVGRVLEKAGFRLEEAASGSEALERAVGCDLMILDINLPDIDGFEVCRRLRANPLTRSLPILHLTASRTGSDSKVQGLEVGADGYLVRPVEPRELVATVRSLLRVHEAEEAAKNEARQWQTTFDTIADGISLLTTQGVLIRCNQAMRTILAMSSEALIGQFYEQLLQEKLDLREGILPWPFAGGEAVEWRAGERWWRLNLTRVQDEQNHGTGFVAILTDISLIKRADEERLQLLEREQAAREAAEAANRAKDEFLAMLSHELRTPLNPIIGFAQLLRRGRTNEANVERALEAIERNGRLQSQLIEDMLDVSRIISGKLRVQLQPMDLLPVVLAAIESVRAAAEAKKITIETCFGENSLLNGDATRLQQVVWNLLTNAVKFTPVGGKMSIGVGRVGEHVRLQVADTGQGISSAFLPHVFERFRQADSGSTRLHGGLGLGLSIVRHIVELHGGQVRAESAGEGQGSTFTIELPSRE, encoded by the coding sequence ATGAGAGCGGTTGATGCGATCACGATCTTAAACGTGGACGACAGCGCGGCCAACCGCTACGCAGTGGGCCGCGTTCTTGAGAAGGCGGGCTTCCGGCTGGAGGAGGCAGCAAGTGGCAGCGAAGCACTCGAACGGGCAGTCGGGTGCGATCTGATGATCTTAGACATCAATCTGCCCGACATCGATGGCTTTGAGGTTTGCCGCCGTCTGCGCGCCAATCCGCTGACGCGCTCGCTGCCAATTTTGCACCTGACGGCGAGCCGCACCGGCAGCGACAGCAAGGTGCAGGGTCTGGAGGTGGGAGCTGACGGATATCTGGTGCGCCCGGTCGAGCCACGGGAACTGGTAGCGACGGTCCGTTCCCTGCTGCGGGTACACGAGGCGGAGGAAGCGGCCAAAAACGAGGCCAGACAGTGGCAGACCACCTTCGATACCATCGCCGACGGCATCAGTTTGCTCACCACCCAGGGCGTTCTCATCCGCTGCAACCAGGCGATGAGAACGATCCTGGCAATGTCTTCTGAAGCTCTTATTGGGCAGTTCTACGAACAACTGCTGCAGGAGAAACTGGACCTGCGCGAGGGGATTCTCCCCTGGCCCTTTGCGGGCGGCGAAGCGGTGGAATGGCGGGCGGGGGAGCGCTGGTGGCGGCTGAACCTGACAAGGGTGCAGGACGAACAGAATCACGGGACTGGCTTTGTGGCCATCCTCACCGATATTTCCTTGATCAAGCGCGCCGATGAGGAGCGGCTGCAACTGTTGGAGCGCGAGCAGGCGGCCCGCGAGGCAGCGGAGGCGGCCAACCGCGCCAAGGACGAATTTTTAGCCATGCTCAGCCATGAACTGCGCACCCCCCTCAACCCGATCATCGGCTTTGCCCAGTTGCTCAGGCGCGGTCGTACCAACGAAGCGAATGTTGAGCGGGCGCTGGAGGCGATCGAGCGCAACGGTCGGCTCCAGTCGCAGCTGATCGAGGACATGCTCGACGTCTCGCGAATCATCTCAGGCAAGCTGCGCGTTCAGCTGCAACCAATGGATCTCCTGCCGGTGGTCCTGGCTGCCATCGAGTCGGTGCGCGCCGCTGCCGAAGCCAAAAAAATCACAATCGAGACCTGTTTTGGCGAGAACAGTCTGCTGAATGGGGATGCAACCCGCCTGCAGCAGGTGGTCTGGAACCTGCTCACCAACGCTGTAAAATTTACGCCAGTGGGGGGAAAGATGAGTATCGGGGTCGGGCGCGTCGGCGAACACGTCCGCCTGCAGGTGGCAGATACCGGCCAGGGCATCTCGAGTGCTTTTTTGCCCCACGTTTTTGAGCGCTTTCGCCAGGCAGACAGCGGCAGCACCAGGCTCCACGGCGGGCTGGGACTGGGACTGTCGATCGTCCGGCACATCGTCGAGCTGCATGGTGGACAGGTCCGCGCCGAGAGTGCCGGGGAGGGCCAGGGTTCGACATTTACGATCGAACTGCCCTCAAGAGAGTGA
- a CDS encoding anti-sigma regulatory factor, with the protein MIVEGSEKIAIRQSGDIVRVRQIVRHWSVRLRFSIVDQTKLVTAASELARNTFEHGGGGICVLESLMEGARAGLRLRFEDEGPGIANVDLALKDGYTTGSGMGLGLGGARRLVDEFAITSHPGQGTQVTITRWR; encoded by the coding sequence ATGATCGTCGAGGGGAGTGAGAAGATAGCCATCCGTCAGTCAGGCGACATCGTGCGGGTGCGTCAGATTGTGCGCCACTGGAGCGTGCGCCTGCGCTTCAGTATTGTGGATCAGACCAAGCTGGTGACAGCAGCGAGCGAACTGGCGCGCAACACCTTCGAGCACGGCGGCGGCGGCATCTGTGTTCTTGAAAGCCTGATGGAGGGCGCGCGCGCTGGACTGAGGCTGCGCTTCGAGGACGAGGGACCGGGCATTGCGAACGTCGATCTGGCGCTTAAAGACGGATACACGACCGGTAGCGGCATGGGCCTCGGCCTGGGAGGCGCGAGGCGATTGGTGGACGAATTTGCAATCACCTCTCATCCCGGCCAGGGAACCCAGGTAACGATCACCAGATGGCGATAA
- a CDS encoding STAS domain-containing protein yields MDEGGLAERIPILRMGEFLLVTIQVDMHDRLAIRLQEELTQRISATRAKGVLIDITALDIVDSFIGRILGNIAQLSRVLDAQTVVVGMQPAVAITLVELGLPLPGIRTALNLERGIALLHAALGTSPPAESRHDRRGE; encoded by the coding sequence ATGGATGAGGGAGGGCTGGCCGAGCGCATTCCGATCTTAAGGATGGGCGAATTTTTGCTCGTCACCATCCAGGTCGATATGCACGACAGGCTGGCGATAAGACTGCAGGAAGAATTGACCCAGCGCATCAGCGCGACCAGGGCAAAGGGCGTCTTGATTGACATCACCGCCCTCGATATCGTCGATTCTTTTATTGGCCGGATTTTGGGCAACATTGCCCAGTTGTCCCGCGTTCTCGACGCTCAGACAGTCGTCGTCGGAATGCAGCCTGCCGTCGCGATTACCCTGGTGGAGCTGGGCCTGCCGCTACCCGGCATCCGCACAGCCCTCAATCTCGAGCGGGGCATCGCGCTTTTGCATGCCGCCCTCGGCACCTCCCCGCCTGCGGAGAGCCGCCATGATCGTCGAGGGGAGTGA
- a CDS encoding ATP-binding protein: MKKNKTILSAGIRSQQDVVLVRQRARQVAQALGFSVQEQTRIATAVSEIARNAFEYGGGGRAEFLLDEQPPATLLVRVSDRGPGIAELDAVLEGRPSTSNGLGLGIVGARRLMDRFEITTDSKTGTVVLMGKVLPRQNGLVAEGIEKIAEKIARDLPRDPFSEIQQQNRELLSTLEELRERQAELLELNLELEDTNRGVVALYTELNEKADSLARANELKTAFLSNMSHEFRTPLNAILSLSALLLDRVDGDLTPEQHKQVSFIQQSAQGLSDLVNDLLDMAKVEAGKVSVHPSEFQVESLFGALRGMLKPLLAPNSAINLVFEELPGLPVLYTDEGKVSQILRNFISNALKFTEQGEVRVTARPGPAASATVVFSVADTGIGILFEDQERIFEEYTQIDSPLQQRTKGTGLGLPLSRQLAQLLKGRVWVGSSPGRGSTFYLEIPVCYDSERDLAAADCDCNPAGPFVLAIEDNLETLLLYQKYLLGTSYSLHPAPTLKEAQRVLDNARPAVVLLDVLLGDENTWGFLKQIKEDEATRTIPVLVATVVDNHQKAVALGADGFCVKPIEREWLLQMLRTFSHESG, from the coding sequence ATGAAAAAAAATAAAACGATTTTGAGCGCCGGCATTCGTTCTCAGCAGGATGTGGTCCTTGTGCGCCAGCGGGCGCGCCAGGTGGCGCAGGCGCTCGGCTTCAGCGTCCAGGAGCAGACCCGGATCGCCACGGCAGTTTCAGAGATTGCCCGCAACGCCTTCGAGTACGGCGGCGGCGGCAGGGCCGAATTTTTACTCGATGAGCAGCCTCCTGCCACCTTGCTGGTGCGGGTGAGCGATCGGGGGCCTGGCATCGCCGAGCTTGACGCGGTGCTGGAGGGCCGTCCCAGCACGAGCAACGGCCTGGGTCTGGGGATTGTGGGCGCTCGCCGCCTGATGGATCGTTTTGAAATCACCACCGACAGCAAGACTGGAACGGTGGTGCTCATGGGCAAAGTCCTGCCCAGGCAAAATGGGCTGGTAGCGGAAGGGATCGAAAAGATCGCCGAGAAGATCGCCCGCGACCTGCCCCGCGACCCGTTCAGCGAGATCCAGCAGCAAAACCGAGAATTGCTCAGCACGCTGGAGGAGTTGCGCGAGCGGCAGGCAGAATTGCTCGAATTGAACCTCGAACTGGAGGACACCAACCGGGGGGTGGTCGCCCTCTACACCGAACTCAACGAAAAAGCGGACTCCCTCGCTCGGGCCAACGAACTGAAGACCGCGTTTTTATCCAACATGAGCCATGAGTTTCGCACGCCGCTCAATGCGATCTTGAGCCTCTCGGCGCTGCTTTTAGATCGCGTGGACGGCGACCTCACCCCGGAGCAGCACAAGCAGGTAAGCTTTATCCAGCAGTCCGCCCAGGGGCTTTCGGATCTGGTCAACGACCTGCTCGACATGGCCAAGGTCGAAGCGGGCAAGGTGAGCGTCCATCCGAGCGAATTTCAAGTAGAGAGCCTGTTCGGCGCTCTGCGCGGGATGCTCAAGCCGCTGCTTGCACCCAATTCGGCGATCAACCTTGTCTTCGAGGAGTTGCCCGGTCTACCGGTGCTCTACACCGACGAGGGCAAAGTGTCTCAGATCCTCCGAAACTTTATTTCCAACGCCTTAAAATTTACCGAGCAGGGCGAGGTGCGGGTCACCGCCCGGCCCGGCCCGGCAGCGAGTGCTACTGTTGTCTTCTCGGTTGCGGATACCGGTATTGGCATTCTTTTTGAAGATCAAGAACGTATCTTCGAGGAATACACCCAGATCGATAGCCCTCTGCAGCAACGGACGAAGGGGACCGGGCTGGGCTTACCTCTCTCGCGCCAGCTCGCCCAACTTCTAAAAGGGCGCGTCTGGGTGGGCAGCTCGCCCGGACGGGGCTCGACCTTTTACCTCGAAATTCCGGTGTGCTACGACAGCGAGCGAGATCTTGCAGCCGCTGACTGCGACTGCAATCCGGCTGGACCGTTTGTGCTCGCCATCGAAGACAATCTTGAGACCCTCCTGCTTTATCAAAAATACCTACTGGGAACGAGCTACAGTTTGCACCCCGCCCCTACATTAAAAGAAGCGCAGCGTGTCCTCGATAATGCTCGGCCTGCCGTTGTTCTGCTCGACGTGCTGCTCGGGGACGAAAATACATGGGGCTTTCTCAAACAAATCAAAGAAGACGAGGCGACCCGCACGATACCAGTACTGGTTGCGACAGTTGTGGACAATCACCAAAAAGCGGTGGCTCTCGGAGCGGACGGGTTCTGCGTCAAGCCAATCGAGCGCGAGTGGCTACTGCAGATGCTGAGGACTTTCAGTCATGAGAGCGGTTGA
- a CDS encoding STAS domain-containing protein yields the protein MGSTGENRLLTVLIENRQKLVDDWIEEQSALKVWQNGLIGRAELTEQCTEFVQLLSGTLNSDYSADFKTAAWDALRDFLRDIVASRLEQGFTPMAIATFVLSFKQPLFENLRRAYGEDAGALVETIWSSTALIDKLALWTTEVFQLEREAVITRQQQEMLELSTPVVQLWRGILALPLVGTLDSSRTQEVMESLLQQIVETSAQFVIIDITGVPTVDTQVAQYLLKTVAAARLMGTECIISGIRPQIAQTIIHLGLDLSSVTTKAVLADAFAVALARSNLKICPASDHG from the coding sequence ATGGGTTCAACGGGCGAGAACCGGCTGCTGACCGTGTTGATAGAGAACAGGCAGAAGCTCGTCGATGATTGGATCGAGGAGCAAAGTGCCCTTAAAGTCTGGCAGAACGGCCTGATCGGCAGGGCTGAATTGACCGAGCAATGCACAGAATTTGTGCAGCTTCTTAGCGGGACGCTCAACAGCGACTATTCCGCAGATTTCAAGACCGCTGCCTGGGACGCATTGCGCGATTTTCTGCGGGATATCGTAGCAAGCCGCCTGGAGCAGGGCTTTACACCGATGGCCATCGCCACTTTTGTTCTTTCATTCAAGCAGCCGCTGTTTGAGAATCTGCGCCGCGCCTACGGTGAAGACGCCGGCGCTTTAGTCGAAACGATCTGGTCATCGACCGCCTTGATCGACAAGCTGGCGCTCTGGACGACGGAGGTCTTTCAACTTGAGCGCGAGGCGGTGATCACTCGCCAGCAGCAAGAAATGCTTGAGCTATCTACGCCGGTGGTGCAGCTGTGGCGGGGAATCCTCGCTCTGCCGCTTGTCGGTACCCTCGACAGCTCCCGCACCCAGGAGGTGATGGAGTCGCTCCTGCAACAGATCGTCGAGACCAGTGCGCAGTTTGTGATCATCGACATCACCGGTGTGCCGACGGTGGATACCCAGGTAGCGCAGTACCTGCTCAAAACCGTCGCCGCCGCTCGCCTGATGGGCACCGAGTGCATCATCAGCGGCATTCGACCGCAAATTGCTCAGACAATTATTCACCTGGGTCTGGATTTGAGCAGCGTGACTACCAAGGCGGTGCTCGCGGACGCTTTTGCCGTCGCCCTGGCGCGTAGCAACCTCAAGATCTGCCCGGCCAGCGACCATGGATGA
- the secA gene encoding preprotein translocase subunit SecA, which translates to MAWWNKIFGDPQERKTKKYQPRVAEINAIEEEIAALSDEQLRAKTAELQKRVAEQLKDVQLDGLDLREQRRRIDAALETVLTEAFAIVREAAKRVIGLRHYDVQLVGGIVLHEGQIAEMKTGEGKTLVATLPAYLNALTGRGVHIVTVNDYLARRDSEWMGQVHRFLGLSVGLIQQGMDSVERRENYAADITYATNSELGFDYLRDNMATSQEELVQRPFNYCIIDEVDSILIDEARTPLIISGAVGKPAEKYLRANDVAQALEREKHYEVDEKQRNVTLTDEGFVLAEQMLDTDDLFSPKDPWAHFVFNAVKAKELFIRDVQYIVRNDEVVIVDEFTGRVMPGRRWSEGLHQAVEAKEGATIQNETQTLASITYQNFFLLYPKLAGMTGTAVTEEPEFGKIYGLEVTAVPTNRKVIRTDLADQVYKSENGKWSAVANEIAEMNKVGRPVLVGTTSVEKSEVLSDLLKQKGIAHNLLNAKPENVERESEIVAQAGRKGAVTIATNMAGRGTDILLGGNAEYMARLKLKEAVFPALVSDEEDLFSPMLTLLSGGDSRGVGFGAAAKKKALPRADLFPCELSEPTQKALKEAVAFAVEQLGAESQPALQVEDLIAIASEKGPTSDPVVQRLRDVYRLIYKEYQAVTDYEHEEVVRLGGLHVIGTERHESRRVDNQLRGRSGRQGDPGSARFFLSLGDNLLRIFGGERVAGLMEAFKVEEDMPIESGLLTKSLENAQRKVETFYYDQRKQVFEYDEVMNNQRKAIYAERRRVLQGEDLSPVVRQYIDETISEIVRSCVDPERPPEEWDLPRLIAAMQQLIPLLENQLDPVQLGDLSAIELEEDLKEQARLAYETREDYINAIQPELMREAERFFILNQIDNLWREHLQQMDALREMIGLRGYGQKDPLIEYKNEGYELFLEMLAEVRRNVVFALYHFQPQYNPPIDDGMAYA; encoded by the coding sequence ATGGCGTGGTGGAACAAAATCTTCGGCGATCCGCAGGAGCGCAAGACTAAGAAGTACCAGCCCAGGGTCGCGGAGATCAACGCTATCGAAGAGGAGATCGCTGCCCTCAGCGACGAACAGTTGCGCGCCAAAACCGCCGAATTGCAAAAGCGCGTCGCCGAACAGCTCAAAGACGTGCAACTCGATGGCCTCGATCTGCGCGAACAGCGCCGCCGCATCGACGCTGCCCTTGAGACGGTGCTCACCGAAGCGTTCGCCATCGTCCGCGAGGCAGCAAAGCGCGTCATCGGCCTGCGCCACTACGACGTGCAGCTGGTGGGCGGCATCGTCCTGCACGAGGGGCAGATCGCCGAGATGAAGACGGGCGAGGGCAAGACCCTCGTCGCCACCCTGCCTGCCTACCTCAACGCCCTTACCGGCAGAGGCGTGCATATCGTCACGGTCAACGATTATCTGGCCCGGCGCGACTCGGAGTGGATGGGCCAGGTGCATCGCTTTTTGGGGCTGAGCGTCGGTCTTATCCAGCAGGGCATGGATTCTGTCGAGCGCCGCGAAAATTACGCCGCCGACATTACCTACGCCACCAACTCCGAGCTGGGCTTTGATTACCTGCGCGACAACATGGCCACCAGCCAGGAGGAGTTGGTGCAGCGGCCCTTTAACTACTGCATCATCGACGAGGTCGATTCGATCTTGATCGACGAGGCGCGCACGCCGCTCATCATCTCGGGTGCCGTCGGCAAACCTGCCGAGAAGTACCTGCGGGCCAACGATGTGGCCCAGGCTCTCGAGCGCGAAAAGCACTACGAAGTAGACGAAAAGCAGCGCAACGTCACCCTCACCGACGAGGGCTTCGTCCTCGCCGAGCAGATGCTGGACACCGACGATCTGTTCAGCCCCAAGGACCCCTGGGCACACTTCGTCTTCAACGCCGTCAAGGCCAAGGAACTGTTTATCCGCGACGTGCAGTACATCGTCCGCAACGACGAGGTGGTGATCGTCGATGAATTTACAGGCCGCGTCATGCCCGGTCGGCGCTGGTCCGAGGGGCTGCACCAGGCGGTCGAGGCCAAAGAAGGGGCAACCATTCAAAACGAGACCCAGACCCTCGCCTCGATCACCTATCAAAACTTTTTCTTGCTTTATCCAAAGCTGGCCGGGATGACCGGCACCGCCGTCACCGAAGAACCCGAATTCGGCAAGATCTACGGCCTTGAGGTGACGGCGGTGCCCACCAACCGCAAGGTGATCCGCACCGACCTCGCCGATCAGGTCTACAAGAGCGAGAACGGCAAGTGGAGCGCCGTCGCCAACGAAATTGCCGAGATGAACAAGGTAGGCCGCCCGGTGCTGGTGGGCACCACTTCGGTCGAAAAATCCGAAGTGCTCTCGGATCTGCTCAAGCAAAAGGGCATCGCCCACAACCTGCTCAACGCCAAGCCCGAAAACGTCGAGCGCGAGTCTGAGATCGTCGCCCAAGCCGGGCGCAAAGGAGCGGTCACGATCGCCACCAACATGGCAGGCCGGGGTACCGACATCCTGCTGGGGGGCAACGCCGAATATATGGCCCGCCTCAAGCTCAAAGAAGCCGTCTTCCCGGCCCTGGTGAGCGACGAGGAAGATCTCTTCTCACCGATGCTGACTCTGCTATCGGGCGGTGATAGTCGGGGGGTGGGTTTTGGCGCTGCCGCCAAGAAAAAAGCACTGCCCAGGGCGGATCTGTTTCCGTGCGAGTTGAGCGAACCGACCCAGAAGGCGCTCAAAGAGGCGGTTGCCTTCGCCGTCGAACAACTGGGGGCCGAATCGCAACCGGCGCTGCAGGTCGAAGATCTCATCGCAATTGCCTCCGAGAAGGGGCCGACCAGCGATCCGGTGGTTCAGCGCCTGCGCGATGTCTACCGGCTCATCTACAAGGAGTACCAGGCGGTCACCGACTACGAACACGAGGAAGTCGTTCGCCTCGGCGGCCTGCACGTGATCGGCACCGAGCGCCACGAGTCGCGGCGGGTCGATAACCAGTTGCGCGGTCGTTCCGGACGCCAGGGCGACCCCGGCTCGGCCCGGTTCTTTCTCTCCCTGGGCGACAACCTCCTGCGCATCTTCGGCGGTGAGCGGGTGGCGGGGCTGATGGAGGCGTTCAAGGTCGAGGAGGACATGCCCATCGAGTCGGGCCTGCTCACCAAGAGCCTCGAAAATGCCCAGCGCAAGGTCGAGACCTTTTACTACGACCAGCGCAAGCAGGTCTTCGAGTACGACGAGGTGATGAACAACCAGCGCAAGGCGATCTACGCCGAGCGCCGCCGTGTCCTGCAGGGCGAGGATCTGAGCCCTGTCGTCCGCCAGTACATCGACGAGACGATAAGCGAAATCGTCCGTAGCTGCGTCGATCCGGAGCGGCCCCCCGAAGAGTGGGATCTGCCCCGTCTCATCGCTGCGATGCAGCAGCTCATCCCGCTGCTCGAAAACCAGCTCGACCCGGTACAACTGGGCGACCTCTCGGCGATCGAGCTGGAAGAAGACCTCAAGGAGCAGGCCCGCCTTGCCTACGAGACGCGCGAAGACTATATCAACGCGATTCAGCCCGAGCTGATGCGCGAGGCGGAGCGCTTCTTTATCCTCAATCAGATCGATAACCTCTGGCGCGAGCACCTCCAGCAGATGGACGCCCTGCGCGAGATGATTGGTCTGCGCGGTTACGGGCAAAAAGACCCGCTCATCGAGTACAAAAACGAAGGCTACGAGCTGTTTTTGGAAATGCTCGCCGAAGTGCGCCGCAACGTCGTCTTTGCGCTCTACCACTTCCAGCCCCAGTACAACCCGCCCATCGACGACGGGATGGCCTACGCCTGA